In a genomic window of Gossypium arboreum isolate Shixiya-1 chromosome 7, ASM2569848v2, whole genome shotgun sequence:
- the LOC108450273 gene encoding transcription factor MYB3R-1, which translates to MDGDGTISTPSVGPSISDGAQRMRAFHGRTSGPTRRSTKGQWTPEEDEILRKAVQQFKGKNWKKIAECFKDRTDVQCLHRWQKVLNPELVKGPWSKEEDELIIELVNKFGPKKWSTIAQHLPGRIGKQCRERWHNHLNPAINKEAWTREEELALIRAHQVYGNKWAELSKFLPGRTDNAIKNHWNSSVKKKVDSCVASGLLEQFQFPLLTNQSQSMPSSSSRIQRNVDDSGAKCRTEADDISECSQDPTMAGCFQPTRDLANAAVHTREHLHLTEISGVGKEKNSCPAPCSEEYYPSLEDVSFSIPEIPGEAGYSTCGDYQFGLTNLANPSSLELGQESSGFKNHCIDTSRCHEVMNVALQTSVGLNTPTSFINTVTNFDKQEHMLITDDECCRVLFSETVTDGCFVSEDLTQGYNMVESCSHTHASSSQASDIQKSETGIMPALQSNCPSRSEVLPTSCCQSFVSPLISVEDGTTLIYGREPGQLTGQPFETQEQELTMNVHDGFICTSDDHTYDTDLQERSNLDKDSPKLVPVNTFGSESNAMQTCPIVDDKPNLPAEQDGGGLCYEPPRFPSLDIPFFSCDLISSGCDKQQEYSPFGIRQLMMSSMNCISPFRLSDSPLWDDSPDAKLKSAAKTFTRTPSILKKRHRDLLSPLSERRCGKKLETDMTSNLSKEFSCLDVMLDASGTGNKSQESPSECKTKSGVFIEEKENLCQAVDQEQYNGGDHTEPLDDEAQKKGSNGINSQGDIEKEACVTDAKDKTYANASDKIVQRPPEVLVEHNLNDLLLFSPEHVGLKADRPLLSSSTLTPRNQGLASECFSGNACIIVSSPTLQIKNSESQSISSATLENLADNAGNGAAIENYNISPTPQIKNSESQSISSATLENLANNVGNGAAIENCNIFSETPLKRSIESPSAWKSPWFINSFVPGPRIDTEITIEDIGYLMSPPDRSYDAIGLMKQLSEHTATTYADALEVLGNETPESIVKGRRSNNSKMDKENNQMETQSHLASDILVERRILDFSECGTPGKGTENRKSSTAVSFSSPSSYLLKGCR; encoded by the exons ATGGATGGTGACGGAACAATATCGACTCCTTCAGTTGGGCCCAGCATCAGCGATGGCGCTCAGAGAATGCGAGCTTTTCATGG AAGAACTAGTGGTCCTACGAGACGTTCTACAAAAGGACAATGGACCCCTGAGGAG GATGAGATTCTGCGTAAAGCTGTTCAACAATTTAAAGGAAAAAATTGGAAAAAGATAG CGGAGTGTTTCAAGGATCGGACTGATGTACAGTGCCTACACAGGTGGCAAAAGGTCTTGAATCCAGAACTTGTTAAAGGGCCATGGTCCAAAGAG GAGGATGAACTGATAATTGAGTTGGTGAACAAATTTGGGCCCAAAAAATGGTCAACCATTGCTCAGCACTTACCTGGACGTATTGGAAAGCAGTGCAGAGAAAG GTGGCATAATCATCTCAATCCTGCCATAAATAAAGAGGCATGGACTCGGGAAGAAGAGCTGGCTCTTATTCGTGCTCATCAGGTTTATGGAAACAAATGGGCAGAGCTCTCAAAGTTCTTGCCAGGAAG GACAGACAATGCTATAAAAAATCACTGGAACAGTTCAGTCAAAAAGAAAGTGGACTCTTGCGTAGCATCAGGACTTCTAGAACAATTTCAGTTTCCACTTCTTACAAATCAAAGCCAGTCTATGCCTTCATCTTCTTCAAGGATACAGAGGAATGTAGATGATAGTGGTGCCAAATGTCGGACAGAAGCAGATGACATATCAGAATGCAGCCAAGACCCTACTATGGCTGGCTGCTTCCAGCCTACACGTGATTTGGCCAATGCTGCTGTGCATACAAGAGAGCATTTGCACTTGACTGAAATATCTGGTGTGGGAAAGGAGAAGAATTCCTGTCCAGCACCTTGTTCAGAAGAGTATTATCCATCTTTGGAAGATGTCAGCTTCTCCATTCCAGAAATACCTGGTGAAGCAGGGTATTCTACATGTGGGGATTACCAGTTTGGTTTAACAAACCTAGCTAATCCTTCTTCTCTGGAATTAGGGCAAGAATCATCTGGATTCAAAAATCACTGTATAGACACTAGTAGATGCCATGAAGTGATGAATGTTGCATTACAAACTTCTGTAGGATTAAATACTCCTACATCTTTCATAAATACAGTTACAAATTTTGACAAGCAAGAACATATGCTGATAACGGATGATGAATGTTGTAGGGTCCTATTCTCAGAGACAGTAACTGATGGATGCTTTGTCTCTGAAGATCTTACACAAGGATATAATATGGTTGAATCATGTAGCCACACACATGCATCATCTTCTCAGGCTTCAGACATCCAAAAATCTGAAACTGGGATCATGCCAGCCTTGCAATCTAATTGTCCTTCAAGGTCTGAAGTGTTGCCAACCTCATGCTGTCAATCTTTTGTGTCTCCACTTATTTCAGTTGAGGATGGTACCACCCTTATATATGGCAGAGAGCCTGGTCAGTTAACTGGTCAACCTTTTGAAACTCAGGAGCAAGAACTTACTATGAATGTACATGATGGCTTTATCTGTACTAGTGATGATCATACATATGATACAGACTTGCAAGAGCGATCCAACCTTGACAAAGATTCTCCGAAGTTGGTTCCAGTGAATACTTTTGGTTCTGAATCAAATGCAATGCAAACTTGTCCTATTGTGGATGATAAACCAAACTTGCCTGCTGAACAAGATGGAGGAGGTCTATGTTATGAACCTCCTCGCTTTCCAAGCTTAGATATTCCATTTTTCAGCTGTGATCTTATATCAAGTGGCTGCGATAAGCAGCAAGAATATAGTCCCTTTGGTATTCGCCAACTAATGATGTCATCTATGAACTGCATCTCTCCATTTAGGTTGTCTGATTCTCCATTATGGGATGATAGTCCTGATGCTAAGCTGAAAAGTGCTGCCAAAACTTTCACTCGTACACCATCCATATTGAAGAAACGCCACCGTGACCTATTGTCTCCTTTATCAGAAAGAAGATGTGGCAAAAAGCTGGAAACAGATATGACATCCAATTTGAGCAAAGAATTCTCTTGCTTGGATGTTATGTTGGATGCGAGTGGGACTGGAAACAAATCTCAGGAGTCTCCATCTGaatgtaagaccaagtctggtgTCTtcattgaagaaaaagaaaacttgTGTCAAGCAGTTGATCAGGAACAATACAATGGGGGAGATCACACTGAACCTTTAGATGATGAAGCTCAGAAGAAAGGTTCTAATGGAATTAATTCCCAAGGAGACATAGAAAAGGAAGCCTGTGTTACTGATGCCAAGGACAAAACATATGCTAACGCTTCCGACAAAATT GTCCAACGGCCTCCAGAAGTGCTTGTTGAGCACAATTTAAATGATCTACTATTGTTTTCTCCTGAACATGTTGGTCTTAAAGCAGACAGACCATTATTGTCTTCAAGCACACTGACTCCAAGAAATCAGGGTTTGGCTTCTGAATGCTTTTCGGGAAATGCATGCATAATTGTCAGCTCTCCTACTCTGCAGATAAAGAACAGTGAAAGCCAGTCAATTTCATCAGCAACCTTGGAGAATTTGGCTGATAATGCTGGGAATGGTGCTGCTATTGAAAATTACAATAT CTCTCCTACTCCGCAGATAAAGAACAGTGAAAGCCAGTCAATTTCATCAGCAACCTTGGAGAACTTGGCTAATAATGTTGGGAATGGTGCTGCTATTGAAAATTGTAATAT CTTCAGTGAAACTCCATTAAAAAGAAGTATAGAATCCCCATCAGCATGGAAGTCTCCTTGGTTTATCAACTCTTTTGTTCCAGGCCCAAGGATTGATACAGAAATAACAATTGAG GACATTGGATACCTGATGAGCCCTCCAGATAGAAGCTACGATGCCATCGGGTTGATGAAACAATTAAGTGAGCATACTGCAACTACTTATGCTGATGCTTTGGAAGTTTTGGGAAATGAAACTCCAGAATCAATTGTGAAGGGAAGACGCTCCAACAATTCCAAAATGGACAAAGAGAATAATCAAATGGAGACTCAATCACATTTGGCTTCAGATATCTTG GTGGAGCGTCGCATCCTTGACTTTAGTGAATGTGGAACGCCTGGAAAGGGTACCGAAAATAGAAAGTCCTCAACTGCCGTGAGTTTCTCAAGCCCCTCTTCATATCTCTTGAAAGGTTGCAGGTAA